The following DNA comes from Phocoena sinus isolate mPhoSin1 chromosome 7, mPhoSin1.pri, whole genome shotgun sequence.
TACGCTGTGGAGCATTTCTCATTCGGCTACTGGGAGGTCACCTCCACTGGGACACAGATTTTCCTCTCTGTTCACTGCTGACTCCCAGTGCTTAGAACGTGCCTGGAACACGACAGGTGCTTAACAGATGGGAAATGAACAAATGAGACAGTACGTTGTTGCTATCCCATtctacagattagaaaactgaggttagAGAAGGCCGGTAGCAACTCCAGGTCCCACAGGCAGAAAGAGGAGGAGCTGGCACTAGAGCCTCTGGTTGATGCTGTCCCCTCGCTATGCACAGCCACCTCGCAGACAAGTGAGGGGCCTGGGGAGCTGGGAGCAGGGACCTCTTGGGAAGAGCTCTGGCTCCTTGGAGAGCAGGCAGGGGTCTCATGCCCAGTGGTACCTGCTCACCCTCCAGCAGCCTCACGGCTGACTCCTGATCACCTGCACCCCTCTCAGCTTGAACTACTTTTTCGTACCAAAGATCTCGTTTTTGTtactgatttacattttttcttttaaggaatgtGTTTGCTGTGAAAACAAGGGAAAAGACAACGTTTGCATGTGGTATGAGGAAGCTACCCCTACTCCGGGACTCAGCGGAACAACCAGCACCACAGAAGAGGAAAACGGACCCTCCCTGAGTCACGGAAACGAAGGGCAGACGTAACCCCCCACAGCGGGACAGCCAGTGGCGTACATTAGATGGTGCTCTGAGGAGAGGGAGGGTCTTCACCTGTGTTTCTAATGAAATGGACGGATATACTTACGTGGCTTTTTTTGTTCTAGAAAAAACCCATCGTTTTCCGAAGGGGTGATTTAAAACCGTGGCGGGTAGGAGAAGTTTGGGAAGAAATagctttttgtatttaaaatataaatatggagTTTTCGGGGACAGGGGAGGAGATTTTCATCATTGTTTAAATTGAGAAGGACTGCTTCCCTCCTTGTGTCGGGGAAGCGGCTGAGCGTCCTCAGCCAGAGCACCAGTGTCTGCTGGCTCCCCGTGGGCGGTCCCGAGGCATCGCACCGGGCTGTGACCAACAGCTAGGATGCCACAGGTGACTCCGCGCTGAGGGGCCGGCCTTTCAGAGCTTCCCCAGGGTGTGTTTGGATCAGATCAAATTATGTCCTCTCTGGGGGGCTGCTTTTTATCTAAATTATTTATTCAGATTAGGTGTTTTTAAAACATACCAAGTGGAGATCACAGCCTCTGCTactttctttcaaaatgttttgcaTTAAATGGCGTGAAGCGTAGTTTGGCAGACCAGCGGCTTCAGCTTCAAGTGTGGTAGCAGCAAACATTTCACCTGATGTAGCTTAAGTTTGGGGTGAACGAAGTTGAAATGCTCGCTCTGGACTAAAGATGCCTAGTGGTTTGTGTGACCAACTCCGTCATAGAAATATACATCCTCAGAAATACACAGACCCTTGTGTATATTTTGACATCATTCTCGTATCCTTTTCAGACCGGGATAGCCAATATGTAGATAAAAACACATTGTCGGTCATCCCCTTATTGTGACTTCCCTCTGCAAACCAGGCTTTGATCGCCACACTTGGGACCCACCCGTATTTATTCTTTGATTGGCACTTCCGAGACATCAGCTCTGGCCCAGCTGAGCCAGTGCTTTCTCCTGACTTAGCTGGTGGCTGCATCTGTGTTTTCCAGGGTGCCGTGATCTAACCGCTCTCACCACACCTGGGCTGGGACACGGACCCCCTAATTCTTTTCATGAACCTGACCTCAGTGGTGCGATTTCCGGTCTCTGTGGTGATGTCCACTGGCACTTTCAGGTGAATGGGACACTTGGGGAAAAGTGAGACCAGACGGCCCAGCTTTTTGCAAAACCTCGTATTGCATCGTCTATCCCAAAGATTGTCTGCAAGAATGTTACGCTGGTCCCTCGGGTGAATGAGAAGCTGCCAGTGATGAAACAGCTGACTTACAATTGCATCGCGTCTGTAGAAAGTTAAAAGGGGGCAGCTTCCCCTGTTCTTTGCTGGAGAAGCAGCTACTAGAACAGGTGACGTCTCCTTGTAATCCAGTTGGTTTTCAGTCAAACCACTTTATGCCTGACTATCaatcatatatttttcataaactcGAACACAGaaagtttaactttttatttttttttaatttacaaagccACATCACCTGCAGATACCCAAGACAAGGTGTAGTCTATGCATTTGTGTGGAGACTAGATGCTACAAACTGCTTCCTGCCACTAAAGTCAGATCATTAAGGGATTAGATGGGAGCCAAAGTTGCATTGACTCTCCCTAAACACAGGACTGCCAACACGTTCCCTCCTGTTAGCAGTGTTTACCGGCAGCATTATCTTAGCATTTATGTATATTCGTTGATTGTTAACTGCTGCGGAGCTTTGATGTGTGCTGAGAAGTTGACAGCAGGAGCATTTTGTGAAACTGTTTACACGGTGCCACGCATCGGGTCTTACATTTTCGTTAGTATGTGTGCTTACACGGGTGTTATAAAAAACTTCTTCTCGATTTTAAACTGAgccttctttttaatatattcctaaaaagaaatgtaaataagcTCTCAGAGTCTGTGTAACGACGTGTTAAACCTTGCCGGACAAGTGGTTTGTTTATGTGCAAACCAGACTTTCTTCACCCAGTGCAATACGTTTGTTGGACTGCTTGtgtctttttatgattttttgccttttagaaaaTTGGTAAATAAagcaagtatatttttatttttatttgtgtgtatttttaatgtaGCACAGAGGAACAGGAACCTGAATAGAGATCAAAGATTATCAaaatcgttttttaaaaaaaagaacccgggcttccctggtggcgtggtggttgagagtccgcctgccgatgcaggggacatgggttcgtgccccagtccggcaagatcccacatgctgcggagcagctgggcccgtgagccatggctactgagcctgcgcatccggagcctgtgctccgcaacgggagaggccacaacagtgagacgcccgcgtatcgcaaaaaaaaaaaaaaaaaaaagaaccctagaAATTCTGGATTAGGAACTCTTCTGTCACAAAGGCCCCCCTCACCTCTTCCCCTGCACAGGGTGCCTCTCGCTGGTCCCTTCCTCTCTGACATGCAGCCCCACCCCAGTGAACCCCCAGCGATTTAGATCTAATCCTGGAGTCCCGTTCCCCCATGGTTTTTCACTCACAGATGGGGAGTAGGGCCACTCAGCTCAGCCCCTGGTGCCCCTGTCCACTCTGCGGTGACCCCAGGCACCTGCTCCATTCTCTTCCTGCCCCCTCCAGGATAGTCTGTCTCACCTGGGCTGGCTGCCTGTGTGCTGGCCACGGGGCTGAAAGCAGAGTGGTCTAAAGGACCTCGCGTCTCCATCAGAGGTGATACAGGCAGCGTGgcagcctcctcccaccccaccccccagtcctTCCTTCCACAGCGATGAAGTCGTGCAGGGCCTGGTCAAACAGTGGAGGCCtgctccccctccaccccactttTCACACCAGGACCGTATTGTGGTGTCGGAGCAGGGAGATGAATGGATCCGGCCCTGGTGCCCAGCCTTCCAGAAGCTCCCTGAGCAGGAGGGAGGGCTCGACGCCGCTTCCTGTCCTGGCTGCCTAAATCCAAGTGGtgcttgggggctggggaggcaaAGTCCTCCCAGTGAGCATGGAGGCCTCTGCAAACCCGCTAAGTGGCCAGATATGGCTGTTTCACTGAACGTCTGAGTGCCTTCGGGGGCTCTTAACTGCATTTTTATCTACCATATATCCCCAAGGGCATGTGCTCCCCTTATTTCTAAACCAAAAGGAGCTTCTCCAAGCCTCTGGGCTGATTGCCCACAAGGGGCCTGGACATCCATAGGCTGGCCACTGTCTTTGTTCCCTGGGGATTTATGGCTCGCCACCCCTGCCGCTAACTGGTCCCCCTGTGGCCACTGCAGCCCTGCACAGCCTCTGTTGGCCTCTGTTTTTGGATATGAGGGGATCAAAGAGCCCAGATGCTCAGGAAGTCTGTGCTCAGGCAACCTTTGAAAGGGGGATCAGTCCAAGGGACAAATGGCAGGAAGCGTGCCTGCTAGACGAGGCCatgcaaaggagaaagaaagggtgTGGTGGTCCTGAGACGGAGTAGCCAGGCTTCTGGGAGGAAAAGGCCAAGCCAGCCAGCCAATGGGCGCACTAAAGGAAGTGGAGGCTGACTTCGAAGATGAGGCCGTGGGCAACTTCCAGTCTAACCAAGAAGGATTTTGCTGCCTCACACTCCCCGCTCTATCCCTATACTTCCTTCCCCAAGGGTACGTGGTCAGACTGAGGCATACCCCAGTACTTAATTTCTCCTTCCTTAACTCTAGACAGCATTCCTcaagccccccaccccatgtaCGACAAGGGTTATGAGGTCCCTAGCCCATGCTTcagcctcctcccttctcctgacAGCTGTCATCTGTCCTTTTGTTTTTACAAAGCAATTTTATACCCTGTAACCATAATTAagccttccttgccttttctataGATTGACTCTAAAATGTTGAAACCCTGTGAACAATGTTACCTCGTTCTGACTGTGAAAGAATTGGCTACTGGGCCAAGTAGGCGCTAAGACTACACTTCTCTTCTTCAgcagctttttgtttttcccgGAGTTCCTAGTTGCCTTTCATTTTTTGCTTGCACCATTTGCCTTTATCATTCTTCCTCCACCTCCCACATTCAGTTCCCCATCCAATCAGGAAAAGATTACTAGTCTTCTCCCAGAGGCCTTCCCCAGAGCCCTGACCATCCGGTTCCAATACAAACTGCCTTTCAGGGAGAGCGTCCTAAACGACTTGTTTGATCTTATTCAAACAACGTAATCAATAACGGGAGGGGTATGAATCAGAGTACAAGAAATATCACtgagtttatttttccatatctGAGCCCCTCAGAGCTTAGTAGAAGCTTAATTGTAGtttcttggggtggggggggatctCCTTCCCTGGGGTGATGTCTAAATGGTGAAGAAAAGTAAAGTTACAGGCCAGCTATCGGCTCTCTTGGGGTTCACTACTcaagcccctcccccactctgtCAGTCCCTCCACTAGGAGTAGAGGGGGAAGGGTAGTCAGGTCTCTGACCAGGcaggggaggatgggaggaagagaACTAAGCTTTCTGGCTTGTGGGGGAGACTGAGGACAACACAGGGTGATTGAAGGAAAGGAGTGGGTTCATACCTGGGTGAACAGCGCAGGGCTGGGGTAGTCCCCGGGCCCTGCtcacagaaaagcaaagagatgGCCAGGTGAGAATCAGCAGGAGGGGTTCCCAGGTACTTACAGAGGTCAGTGAGGTGACTTTGGGAACCATCAAGCCACTCACCAAACTTGTCCTACCTACGGAGGTCCCTCGGCGGGGAGCTGAAGTGAAACAGTCACCTGAAGGGCTGCCAGATCCATCTTCAGATGGCTGGGGGCACAGGTGGGTGTCTGGGGCCTAGTCCTACCACCCCACCACACTGCAGTCCCTGGATTTTTCTTTCCCCTGCTGCCTTCCAGCTAGGCTTGGGACACTCTCTCAATTTCCCTACCTACCCAGTGCTTCTGCtaggccaggctctgtgctgggggtAGATAAGGGGTCCTAGGTCGGACTGTACCCCCAGGGATGCTTGGAACCTGGAGGGGCACAGACCAGGCCCTGACAATCCCAGTCCCGGGAGGGAAGCAGAGGATTGGGTAAAGGGAAGCTGAGACCTGAACAGTGAGGAAACAGCCATTGAAGGGAGATCCCAGCGTGTCCCAGGTGTAAAGCTGTGTTTGTGCAAAGGCTTCACGGTCTGAAGGCAAATTGGTACTCTGGCTGTGCCAGGAGACGCCGTGGACCTAGGCCGGTGGGGCTGTGGCCAGGCTGCGGTCCCCAGGGAGCTGCCCCACCGCCCACGCACCCCACCCTCACGGAGGCTGGGCCAACAGATGGGCGGCCAGCCGTGGGGGTGGCGGTCGTCTGGCGGACAGAGGCGCACCCACCGCCCGCTCCCGCCCGAGTGACAAAGCGGCAAAGACAAAGGCGCGGCCAACACCTGTCGCTCTTGGCTAGGCTGCCGCTTTTCTCCGCCCGAAGCGGCTGCAGCTGCCAACTGTCACGGGCATCAAGTTACGGGGACCAGACGGCGGCCTCCACCAGCCgggcggggagcgggggagggctgggggggaAAGGGAACCGAGGGGGAtaggaggcggggaggggggccgGGGCGAACAAACAAGGGTGCGGGGAAGGGTGGTTGGGCTGGGCGGGCGGGGACCAGGGAAGGGTGAGCTCGGGTTGGGAATCAGAGAACGTGGGTTCGGGggcgggagggcaggggagggcggCGGTGGGTGCTGAGGGGGGAAAGGGAAGTCAAAGAGGGGTCGGGGAGCAAAGGGGACTAGAAGGAGATGAGGGGAACTCCGGTGGTGAGGGCGATGATGACCAGGAGAGAACAGACGGCCTGTGGGGACAGAGGATGACCCGAGAAGGAGAGCCTAGAGATGGAGCGGTGCGGGCGGGCCTGGGGACCCCGCCCCACTAGGATCCCTGAGCGGGCTGAAGGCGGTGTCGACGTTCGGATGTCAGGACCCACAGGTCCGCAAGAAACGCACTGGGGCCAAGGGCCCGCTCCCACCCCCGCTGCCCTAGGGGCCCTCACCTCCCTGGGGCTCTGCAGCCACCCCAGCCCGGACCTGTAGCTCCCTCCAGGGCCGGAGACCGCGGCCTTTGCTGTGGCTCTGGCCGCCAGGACCCCGGCACTTGGGCAGGAGCGTTCCTCTCCTGTTGCACCTTGGGTGAACAAAGTCAagcgtgaatgaatgaatgggcagaTGGATGCGCCCCTGCTAGCACGCACCGCAGACCTGGGCGCCTTGCTCGGGGTAGGAAGGGAAACAAGCGCACCCAGAGCCACAGCTCTCCGGGTCATCGCCCCCTCCGGTGCCCCACAATGTTGGAGTGGCGCGGAGGGCCTGGCTGGACCCCCGAGTCCCCGGCCGCAGGCCACGCCCCGCCAGCTGCCGGCCGACCCCGGCGGCGGGGCCAGACAAAGCACGCCTCTGCCATTGGCTCTCACGAGCAATCGGCGCCTTGAGATGCAAATAAGGCGCTATAAAAGGGGCGGGCGCCGCTGCAGGCGTGAGGACGCGGCGTAAGACGCCAGGGGCCGAGGGCGGCGGCGGTTGCGGGCCGCTGCGCTGCCAGGGGCGCGGGCGCACTGCGCTCCGGGAGGTGGAGGTCATGGCTCCGCTCTTGGCGCCCGGCCGGGACCGTGCGGCCCGGGAGGATGAGGACGGCTGCGAGGCGCGGGGGGACCGCAAGGTGCTGGCTGTAGCCGTGGATGGGCGGGCGGGGGGCCGCGCAGCGCCGGGGCTCAGTTGCTCGCTTCCCGCAGGCCCGGAAACCCCTAGTGGAGAAGAAGAGGCGCGCGCGGATCAACGAGAGCTTGCAGGAGCTGCGGCTGCTGCTGGCGGGCGCCGAGGTGAGGCCGGCGGGCGGGCGCCCAGGGGCTGCGGGCGGGCGGGGGTCGCCGTCCGGCCTCGCCTCACCGACCCTCCCCACCGGGCGCTCCCGCCGGCGCAGGTGCAGGCCAAGCTGGAGAACGCCGAGGTGCTGGAGCTCACGGTGCGGCGCGTGCAGGGCGCGCTGCGGGGCCGGGCGCGCGGTGAGTGGCGCCGGGGCGCGCGGGCGGGGGCGCGTTCGCCTGGCCTGCCCCTGCCCGGGACCGAGGACTTCCCCTCCTGGAGCAGGGCGCGCCCCCCGCGTCTCCTGGGTGAGCCTTGTCCCCGGGGGCCGGGCGGGCCGGGCCACAGCAATCAGTTGCCGCTCACCGAACCGGGCGcggccctctcccctcccactcctGAACACAGAACGCGAGCAGCTGCAGGCGGAAGCAAGCGAGCGCTTCGCCGCCGGCTACATCCAGTGCATGCACGAGGTGCACACGTTCGTGTCAACGTGCCAGGCAATCGACGCTACCGTCGCCGCCGAGCTCCTGAACCACCTGCTAGAGTCCATGCCGCTGCGCGAGGGCAGCAGCTTCCGGGATCTGCTCGGGGACGCCCTGTCCGGGCCACCGGGAGCCCATGGGCGGAGCAACTGGCCAGTAGGAGGCGCCCTGGGGTCCCCACTGCCCAGCCCCCGGGGCTCCGGGGACGACCAGTCCTCCGACCTGGAGGAGGTCCCCGAGGCTGAACTGAGCTGGGCGCCTGCCGAGGGGCCGGACTTGGTGCCTGCAGCCCTGGGCAGCCTGACCGCCGCCCGCATAGCCCAGAGTGTCTGGAGACCTTGGTGACCAACGGCAGCCTAGGGCCTAAGGGGTGGGCCCTGCCTGCCCATGCTCTAGTCCCTCCTCCCTGGGGTCCAGGTATCTGGACAGGGGCAGGGCCCTGGATATCTCCCAGTTTTGCTGTCCTCCAGTGGATGCTTGCAGGGCAGTCCCCGATAACCAGGCCAGCCAGGCCCCTGTTTTCTTAAGGGAGTAACGTTTATGgaccatcccacccccaccccctgcccccctagccctctggtgggtggagggaaggagctACAGGCAGGAGGAAGTAGCTTGCAGGGCTACCAGGTCTCTCACCTTTCCCAGACTTCTCAGGCACTGTGTGGGCCTGGGGGCAGAGGTAACAGAGTGGAGCTGAGCCTCTCCTGAGCGCTGGGCACTCAGCCAGGGCACAGGGGAGGCATTCTGCAGCACTGCCCAGAGCTGCCAGACAGAAGCATGGCTCTCTGTATGTCTTGTGTTTAGCACACTTGAGTTTGTGTATTACGTTGCCTTCAGTTGTTCCAATTCTGTTAAGTAAGGGGTTTTGGAGAGTTAGTTACCCTTCTGACGTATTGCCGAATGCTGTGGTGTCATTAAGGTGTCAAATGCACAGAGACTAAACCAAGcacattttttccccatatcTAATGCTGTGAGTGGTTTTAAAACTTCTGACCCTTTGTCAGCAAAGTAAGTAGTGTAATGGCAGTGGAGATGGGACACCCCGCGGCGTGGTCTCACGTTGGACGGTGCTTCTACCTCCCTGCTGCCAGCCCATTCCACATCGGTTTCCCCTTCAGGTCCCTGGGCCCGGCCTGCACTCCCTGGGGATTGTGTGCATCCTGGCGATGGAAACCACGGCATGGAGTTTGTCTCCAGAGTCACTAAGCAACAGGGAAACGGCCTGTCCCTGGACCATTCTCTTGTTTGTGAGCTTCCAGGAATAAAACAAATGCCTGATTACTAGCCATGTGGTTTGGAAGTTTCTTTCAAAAGTCTGTTTTAAGGTCCGTTGAGTTTGATGCAGACGTCGGTCTAATTAGGTGGTCAGTTTTCCTGACTGAAGAGGGAGCTTCCCCATTGCCAGTGACCTCGGGGGCATGGAGACCCACCCAGTTCATGGCCCAGGCAGTTTGGACTTAAGGCCAAATTGAGCCCGGGAGGTCAGAACCCTTGGAAGGAGGGTGATGGGATGGGCAGCTGGGGTGTAGGGAGATGGCCCTCTTGGCCTGGGTCTGCAGATAGCATGCGGTCAGCTGATAGCAGTCACTGCCACAGGTATCCCGGCCCCTGCATCTCCAGCTCCAGGACCCCAAAGCAGCTTGTTCTCGTTCTTACTTCGGGTTGGCAGTGCCCAGGCCGGGTCAAGGTGTGACAATTTAGGATTGACACCTGCGTCTCCTCTCCAGTGTGTGCCTTTGCTTGAAAAACATCTCTCCCAAGAACCCTTTTACAAAAGCCCCCTAGCAGATCCTGGCCACCAGGGGTGTTTCACTGTGGCTTCCCGGTGATTTAGTCTTAGACCTCGGCCACCAGGCTATAACAGACGCAGCCTGCTTTTAGCCACTGGGGATGAGTTTATTGAGGGGTTGGGGTAGGGGAGGCAGGTCCATAAAAGAGAGCTCAAGAGAGACGGAGAGTTTTTCCTGGGATTATCTTAATCGCCCCAGTCGGATTGATGTAGGATGTGTCCACAGGGACACGAGAGCAGGTCCACCTGTAAGACGTCTGTCCCGTAGCTCCCAGCAGTACCCAAGGCCACTGTGATGAGCTCTGGGTGCCATCTGGGGAGCATCAGACAGGGGACTGTTTAGGAGGAACCACTCTTTACTCTCATACCCACACTTGTCACGTCCTCCCAAGGGGTCCTAGAAGGGGGCCCAGGGGAGCCCAAGACACAGGATTCGAGGTGCAGGAGGCTGACCTGGGGGAAAGATGTTGCTGGGACCAGGACCCCCCTAAGGTCAGAACTCTGGCCCTGGGGCCCCCTCCCACCTATGAGTCAGCTTCTCGGGACCCCCTCAAGAGCggtatcttttctttctcacaaATATAAGTGGCTCCCAGAGCAGAGACCACTGTCAGCCTCCGTGGGGTGAGAGCAGCTTTTGCCTATGGTGTGGCCTGGGACCACCAGTTTCCTGCCTGCGTTCCTTCCCATTCTGCCAGACAACTTTCACAACCACCTCCTCTCTCTGAAGTACCCAACAAACCCTTGCAAGCCTTGCTCTAGGCGTCATTCCCATGAATCCCCTCCTTTCCCACTTCAATCCCTGGCCCCCCGTCTTCGTCCTTCTATGAATGCCATACATTGCCACCAACTTGGTGTCTCAAAACAACACACGTTTATTTGCTTGCACTCCTGTAGGCTAGGAGTCTGACGGGATTCACTAGGCTAAAGCCAACGCAGGGCTTCATTCCCTTCTGGAGGCTTGAGGGTGAATCCACATCCCTTCCTTTTCCCACTGCAGAAGCCGTCCACATGCCTTAGCTGgtggcccccttcctccaccttcaaagcaaGCAACGTTGCATCTTTCTGACCTTTCGTCCATAGTCACATTTCCTTCTGACCGTCCCCtacttcttccctcttcttttctaCTTGTGATTACTTTGAGGCCACCTGGAcaatccaggataacctccctACCTCAGGGTCCTTAACCCGTAATCAGACTTGCAAAgcctcttttgccatgtaaggtaacatagtcGCAGGGCGTGGAAATGAGGATGTGGACATCTTCGGGGATCCCTGTTCTGCCAACCACACCCACCTGCACCTCTGCCGAGGCTTTCTTGCCTTCCATCGTGATGCAGTGTGGTGCCAGCCTTCCGCACGGGCTTTGGGTCCCATACCCTCGGACCTGCTCAGTGACCCTGCTCTCTGCACTGCATCATtaatctctccttccttctgggtCATTCTCGTTGACCTACAAACAAGCTGTAACATCTccacctagaaaaagaagagggactttcctcgtggtccagtggttaagatttcgctcttccaatgcagggggcgcaggttccatccctggtcggggaactaagatccccaggCCACGCGGCAGGggcacaaaaagtaaaaaaataaaaataaaataaataataaatagaaaaagaagagctaaaacctcCCGGGCCCGACGTACCCTATTAACCTCTGCTTCATTTCTCTGCTTTAAAGCAAAATTCCTTGAAAGCATTGTCTACACTACTGCTTGGCACCTTtcacttctcttccttcctctccagtcAGGCTAttgctcccacccctgcccttgtCAAGAGCTTCAGTGACGTCCATGTTTCCAAATCCAGTGGCTGTATCTCTGTTTCAATTTACTCAACCTTCCAGTGAAGCACTCCTTAGGTGTTATCACTCTCTCCCTCCTAAAAGGCTCTCCCCTCTCAACCTCAGGAACACTCTCTTTCCGGGCTTGTCCTATCTTACTGGCCGTCCTCGGCCTCCTGCCAACTTCTGAATGCGGGCCTGCACGTCCAAGGCTCTGTGCCCAGCTCTTCCCTATCACCCCTGCCCAGGAAGCCCATCTGGTCCATTTGGTTTGTTACATCCACGTGCCCTCGAGCTAAAGTGCATCTCCATTCTGTTGGCTTCCCTATATCCTGCTGTCTACTCAGTGTTTCCACTGAGATGTGAGATGGGCGTCACAAACCACAGCCAAAACACAACTGATTGTCACCCGAAAGGCGTTTGGAGGCGCCCAGCACTCGAGCGCGCTCGGAGGTGCTCGGAGGCATTCGGGAGGCGCTCGGAGGCTCTCGGGGTGTTTGGAGGTGCCGAGGCCTTGGTCGCGCCCTCCCGCCCCCACGCCCAGGGGGTGCCGCGATGACTTCTGGGAAGTGTAGTTCCAGCCCTTTCGTCTTCCTTTCCCCGAGGTCCCTGCAGGCCGAGCCGGAACTACGACTCCCAGAGGCCTCCCGGCCCAGAGGCCCCTCCTTTCGCCGCCTCGAGCTCCGAGCCCGGGGCCCAAGGGAGCCCAGCGGAGGCCAACGGCGGTCGGGGCCCTCGCTCAGTCGGCTAAGCGGCTCTGCGGCCGGCAGAGGCTAGGCTGCGGTCCCTCCAACGTCCCTGGGACCAGGAGAGGAAGCGATGAAGGCGCCGGCGCCCCGCAGCTCGGTCCCTCCTCTTGCGGCTCCAGCCCAGGACCGCTGACCGCCTCCAGCCCAGGACCGCTGACCGCCTCCGGTCGCCAGGAGGCCTGGACGTCGGGAATATTAAAAGCGCCCCAGATGGTTCAAAAGTGCAGCCAAAGCTCACAGCGACTGGTGTCGAGGAAAGAGAGAGTCGTTTCAGGCTGTGGCAATGGAAGCAGGTTTCTCGAGGAGGGAACACAAGGCTTACTGACCCTTCGGGAGACCAAGCCTCAGCTTTGTCCAGGTGCTTTGAGCACCTGTTACGTGCAGGGAACACAGAGACGAGAGTGTCCAGACCTTTGCTGTTGAGGAACTTGCATTCTCTTGAGATGGGCAAGAGCCCACAGAGAGCCGCAAGCCACCACATCCTGCCCAGAGGTAGACAAAGGCGTTGCTTGGTGGAGAGTAGCCAGAGAAGCCCAGAGCTCATCAGGTTATTAAAGACAGTCCTTGGGTTTAAACGGATCTGAAAGGACGAGGGATAAGGTTTTAAACCTGTGACCCAGAGGCCTTCTAGCTCCTCCTGGCGGCACGCAGGCTTTTTGCTCTTCCACCCACATACAAGAAACTGCCCTGCCCTGAAGATCGCGCACTCCCGCCGTCTGTGTCTGTTCTGCCCCTAGTTGTCACGCTGTCCATCCACTGTCAACAGGTGGCACTTGGGgcaccctcttcctctcccctccagaTCCCGCCCCGCCTTAATCTGGGAAAGTCGTGTAGGTGCTGTAGCACGTCCACGACTTCTCAGTCAATGTATGTACTGTAGTAGACTTCTCAGTCAATAACCATGCCACGGGCTTTGTCACCCCTTACAGTTGAACTAGCTGCAAAACCCTAAGCTCCTGCCTTCCATCCACTCCGTCCCAGGAAACTTGTTTAGACGTCATCGGGGTCTCCTAGTTACTGTCCTGCCGTTTCCTTCACAGTCAGGTTTCTTGAGAATAGTCTTTATTCTTACTTTCTTCATTCCCTCGCCTGCTTGCTCGTCACAAAATGTCACCATTTTCCATTTCCCACCATTCTACTGAAAACTTCTGGCAGTCTCTGGCAAAGACCTAGTTGCCAGGTAGACCCTTCATTTCCATCTTCCCTAAGTGTTACAGCATCTGACACTGGCAGTAACTTCTTGCTTCTCCATCTAGCTTTCTTGCTTTGTCTTCAACCATTCCTTCTCAAGTTCGAGCCAGGGCTCTTCTCCTCAGCCCACCCTGTAAATATCACTATGTCCCACATCTTCCTCGGACCTGTTATCTCTAAACTATGACCTGTATGATCTCCGTGGCTTCACCTACTGCGTCACTGACTCCAAAAAGGACCTCCAGCCCAGTCCTCTCTGGAGCTGTAGTCGGGTTGGTCCAAAT
Coding sequences within:
- the HES6 gene encoding transcription cofactor HES-6 isoform X1; the encoded protein is MAPLLAPGRDRAAREDEDGCEARGDRKARKPLVEKKRRARINESLQELRLLLAGAEVQAKLENAEVLELTVRRVQGALRGRARGEWRRGARAGARSPGLPLPGTEDFPSWSRARPPRLLEREQLQAEASERFAAGYIQCMHEVHTFVSTCQAIDATVAAELLNHLLESMPLREGSSFRDLLGDALSGPPGAHGRSNWPVGGALGSPLPSPRGSGDDQSSDLEEVPEAELSWAPAEGPDLVPAALGSLTAARIAQSVWRPW
- the HES6 gene encoding transcription cofactor HES-6 isoform X2 produces the protein MAPLLAPGRDRAAREDEDGCEARGDRKARKPLVEKKRRARINESLQELRLLLAGAEVQAKLENAEVLELTVRRVQGALRGRARGEWRRGARAGARSPGLPLPGTEDFPSWSRARPPRLLEREQLQAEASERFAAGYIQCMHEVHTFVSTCQAIDATVAAELLNHLLESMPLREGSSFRDLLGDALSGPPGAHGRSNWPVPGPGLHSLGIVCILAMETTAWSLSPESLSNRETACPWTILLFVSFQE
- the HES6 gene encoding transcription cofactor HES-6 isoform X3, giving the protein MAPLLAPGRDRAAREDEDGCEARGDRKARKPLVEKKRRARINESLQELRLLLAGAEVQAKLENAEVLELTVRRVQGALRGRAREREQLQAEASERFAAGYIQCMHEVHTFVSTCQAIDATVAAELLNHLLESMPLREGSSFRDLLGDALSGPPGAHGRSNWPVGGALGSPLPSPRGSGDDQSSDLEEVPEAELSWAPAEGPDLVPAALGSLTAARIAQSVWRPW
- the HES6 gene encoding transcription cofactor HES-6 isoform X4, which gives rise to MAPLLAPGRDRAAREDEDGCEARGDRKARKPLVEKKRRARINESLQELRLLLAGAEVQAKLENAEVLELTNASSCRRKQASASPPATSSACTRCTRSCQRARQSTLPSPPSS